ATTCCACACCAAGCCATCTCCTTAAGTTGTTTATTACTAGTAATATCAACTGAAGACATCAGCCAAAAACAAAAGGATTTCTACCTCGAGTTATGGTGGCATTATAATGCCAATTACAGACGCACAAAAAGAAGAGGGGAATTTGTAGCATTTAACACATCTTCACGTAACCCTTATGGAGTCCAAGAATTGAAATAGTTACCGGCTTTACGGAAATGAAGATCTTCATTGTCATTGACACTGACCATAATCCAAGGCCTGCGAATGGGGAAAATAGCACGAGCAGCTTCAATTCCTTCATTCACAGCACTCACTACAGATGCTTCAGCAGCACAGTCAATGCAATCAACTGAATTTTCATTCACACAAAAAAACTCATACATAAGGCTTCACTTCATTCAATAATACAAAACCAACTATAAAGAGAAggcttttttcttcttttcaacaAGCGGCAAAGGAATAAGAGGAACAAATGCTGATCGAAACATTCTGTCTTACCACCAGCAAGAGTGTACACCAACGAAAGATTCCTGATATCAGCAACATCCTCAAAACTAGCACCACAAATAAGCTTGACCCAGTTGCCTTTTTGTAGAGATTCATGCGGAGAGGTGATTATTGAAGGAATCCCAGTTCTGGCTACGAGGCTTTTCACCTGTCCTAGGCCTTCTCTTTTGCTGCTTATATTCAGCTGAGCTGTGAGAGCACAGCAGAGCAATGTTACACATAAACTGATTAACAAATTCAACTTTCTTCTAGGACTTGGAACTTGGAAGAAggcaagaaagagagagaaaccaGATTGAATACTTGACTGGAGCGAAGCACAGCAAGATAAGCTGAGGGCCATCCCAAATCTCAGTGGAGCCGAACCATGCCTCAAGAAGCCGCTGAGTGTTTCCTTTCAGATATTTTTGGTCTCGAAAGTTGCAAATATGCAAATTAAATTCGAACTTGCTCGAACTTTAATACATGTGCGTGTGTGTTATATATGTAAACACACacgtgtgtgtatgtatatatgtatatatttttgtaCGTATCCTTCTCTTTAGGACTTAGAGGTGGCAAAAGCGTGACAACAGCTATTTAGGTGAAACTAAAGAATGGTGCTAAATCCCAACGCCAATTATACCCACAGACCACTGACGCAGAAGCTCTTCTCCGTCATGGTTCACCTACTTTACATGTAGCCAATCCCATTGCCTGCCTAAAGTTGTGTGGTTGCACCAGAGTGGTCAGAGATAGAACCAACATTGAGGTCAGAAGAAGTGGTTCCCTCAATTTGTTAATCGTTACTTTTTCTGAAGAAATGAATTGCTGATAGCTCTGTCTATACTTCAGATTCATATTTGTAATCGTAATGAACAGTTTTCAAATTGCAATTTTTGTCTTACTCTTTGCTAATCACCTTAAAGTTCAATGAAGAAAAAGTGCCAAAAACATAAAACCCCGGTCAAAAGTTTGGGCAGCAGCATTTGCGGTTTACGATACATGAGTTACATCCACGAAGGCCATGACGAGCGTTCCAAGCCGCGTGGTTAATCAGATGCTTATTAACAAAGCTAAACTAAACCCCTTAAAATATGATTACCCGTAGCTGCCCCTTTGTCATTTTCCATTGAAAATGTTCGCCAAGTCCTCTGCTAAGCATCATATGGCAGTCATAAATAAAATGCAGCAGCATCCCCCCATTTCCAGAAAAAACTAGCGCATCATCCATTTAGGTCATAGCCATGCCCAGTCTTCTCAGCTCTGCTTCTACCCCTTTCCTACCTCTTCTGGCTCTGCCCATTCTTTACTGGGCCACAACCCTCAGGAAGCGCAAACCCAAGGAAACAAACCTTGTTTTCTATGTCCACGACAACTTTGCCGGAGATGACACCTCTGCTATGACCGTGGCCGGGAAGGATGGCCCAACGACGAGTATCTTAGAATTTGGAACTCTGGCTGCAGTGGATGATCCAGTAACTGAAGGTCCAgatccaaaatccaaaaaaattggAAGGGCCCAAGGTTTGTACATCAATTCTCAGCTGGATGGCAAAGGATTGTACTTGGTATTTTCTGTGATATTCACTGATGGAGAATACAAGGGGAGCACTTTGGAAATTCAAGGAGCTGATCCCTTCTCCGTCAAGGaaagagagttttcaattgtATCAGGGACTGGTTTTTTTCGGTTTGTTAAAGGGTATGGAATTATGACGACTGAATTCATTGACATACCAAACTTGAGGGCTATTCTTAAACTCGATGTCACCGTCAGGCATTATTGAACAAGTTTAGTTGTACAACTTGGTTTACTTTGCAGCTCAGCTCTGTTCCCATAAACTTGATTATGgtacctttttttctttttcttttgcttacttttctttctcatgaaaggaaggaagaaaataaaattaatgtGATAATTTTCTCGATATaaagagattaaaaaaaaattcatttgatcgTGTTTGCCTGGCATTTTAGTACTTTAATGGAATTATAGTGTTCACTAATTCAATTTGAATGGAACTTTGAACTTTTTGGCATTGAGGAGTTAGAATGAACAGACTAATTAGCAGAATTCGCCCATTATGTGGTAAGCCAGATAATGAGTAAGATATTCTTGATGGAATAAATGATATGGAAATTTCGGGGAGGGATGGACTGGTTAGTACTAGAGGAGGAGggattgaaattaaaaagaaaagatatgGAAATTCTAACaagacgtttttttttttttttttatcttaacgGCATATGTTTAGCCTACTCCTACGGaggaagggggggggggaaatCTACTCTATGGGAAGGCCCAATTAAGTCGGGAGAACTTGATGGAGATTGAACCACCATTAGATCAAACGGGTGCACCACACACCCGTATGAATTTAGAACAAACCTCATACATTATTGTAAGTGCCAGGAAATGAAAAGGCTTACAAATGCAAACCAGTTATTGCTATTAAACCGTCCCTTTAAGATCCTTGTAGACGAAACAAAGATAAGATCATAAGATGTATTATCCTAGCCTAGGTGATAAAAAAAGCATTGAAGTCAGCTTCATCACTGTGACATAATTCATAATTGAAATACTTCAATTACATATGTTACATATTGCAAGAATAAGAGTAACTTTACAATTATCCAAACCCCCCAAAcacccaaccaaaaaaaaaaaaaaagaaggtaatCTTCCAACTCTCAATTGTTCTGACTATCGACTGTATTTATTGAGCAAATAAATGCATATGTTTTACTCCATGTTTTATTTGCCCTCAAGGCAGGCCAAGGTGACCAGTAAGACTCGACAATTGATGGCGCCAAATTTGGAGGAGTAATTAAATGCATCAATATAGCTATAAGCAACATCACTCACTCGAGCCGTTACTTTCTTCCTTCACCATTCCTCTCTAACAACCTCTCCGCCCTCTGAAACTCTCATCAATCAAGAAGCATTGCTGAAAATAATAGAGCTGCTTGAGCAAGCTGAATTAGAAGATTGGCttcatggtttttctttttcctttttcttggttCAATAAAAGCAAATTCAAAGGTGAGCATGCCAATATTTTCTTGTTCTTGCAGGTCAATTTCGATTACGTTGTTTACAAATCCTCCTTGATGGGCATCAAGTGGAAAATTCTTGCCTTCAGTTTCTCGTAATCTGTTTCCTTACCCCACTCTCTTGCATATCCATACTTCCTTGAACTCTTTTCAAGTTTCTTTCTTGCAGTTACCCTTCAAAGGGAATCTATATTCAGGCATGATTTTTGATATCCATGTTTTATTTCTTGGAATCGCCTGTTCTTTCATTGTGAATAAGGTCCATTCAGCTAGCAACAGCAATATATCAAACTCTGATTCTCTTGTGTTGGCTTGTGGTGCTCCTACCAATGCCACAGATAATAACGGCAGGAGTTGGATTCCAGATTCTAAATTCCTTGCATCTTCAGATAATTCAATCGTTGCCACGGCTCTTTCTCAAGATCCTTCATTGCCTTCCACTGTCCCTTACATGACTGCCAGAGTATTCCAATCACAATTCACTTACACGTTCAGAATTTCTCCCAAAGCCCGCCACTGGATTCGCCTTCATTTTTACCCCCCTTCTTATAATAATCTCAGCTCTTCAAATGGATTCTTTTCTGTAACAGCTGATGGTTTCACACTTCTTAACAATTTTAGTGCTTTGATCACCGCCCAAGCGCTTACACAAGCTTATATTATCAGAGAATATAATATTGTACCAATTCAGACTGGTATTCTCAACCTCACATTCACTCCATCACCAGCATATAATGGATCTTTTGCTTTT
This region of Coffea arabica cultivar ET-39 chromosome 3c, Coffea Arabica ET-39 HiFi, whole genome shotgun sequence genomic DNA includes:
- the LOC113738045 gene encoding dirigent protein 1-like codes for the protein MVLNPNANYTHRPLTQKLFSVMVIAMPSLLSSASTPFLPLLALPILYWATTLRKRKPKETNLVFYVHDNFAGDDTSAMTVAGKDGPTTSILEFGTLAAVDDPVTEGPDPKSKKIGRAQGLYINSQLDGKGLYLVFSVIFTDGEYKGSTLEIQGADPFSVKEREFSIVSGTGFFRFVKGYGIMTTEFIDIPNLRAILKLDVTVRHY